The genomic window TTCCCCTGAAAACAATCATTGTAGATCGACAGAATCTTTTCGTAGTTTTTTTCACGCGCTGCGGAAGTTGATATCTTATACAGGTTAATTGCCTCATCAAGATTAATCATAAAGCCACTGTAGCCCATATTTACAAAAAGCTTACAGAAGTTTTTAAGCATATCGTAATAGTTGCCGTCATTAATAATTTCGCGGATTCCCAGGTCCTGCCTTGCTTCAGTCTTTGTCGTGTATTCGCCCTTCAGCCATTTCAATGCGTTTCTTCTCAGGAGTTCGTCATTATTGATGTAGCCTTCGTAGTATTTCACGATGACAAAACCGAAATCGAAGCCGCCCGTTTCCGTGATTTCATTAACGGTCTTCATGATCGAATTGCGGATCAGGTCCCTGTATTGTTCTTTGCGGATATCGATTAGGGAAATATGGTTTTCGTCAGCCGTTTTGCCGATCACCTGCTCGATCCATTTTTCCAGCAATACCGGCAGGGCACCGCCTTCAGGCTTGGTCTGTATCGCGATATTATCCATAATGGCTGAATAGAGGATGACACTTTTGCCGTCATTGGCATACAAGCGGTTATCCGGTGTAAAATCTGCGTTGGCTACGACGAATTTCTGTTTCATCGCCACGGTGTTGAGCAAATGGAGCATGAACGACTTTCCGCTTCCGAAATCGCCGATCCAGAATTTGGCAATGCTAAGGCCGTTTTTCACTTCTTCCAGAGCGTTGATGGCGGCATGCACTTCTTCAGAGCGGCCCACCGCGATATGCTGTACCCCTATTTTCGGAACTACTCCGCCTGTAAGGGAATTGATGATGGAGGTTGCTTCTTTCGGTTTAATGTTATTG from Chryseobacterium sp. SORGH_AS_0447 includes these protein-coding regions:
- a CDS encoding ATP-binding protein, with the protein product MINNIKPKEATSIINSLTGGVVPKIGVQHIAVGRSEEVHAAINALEEVKNGLSIAKFWIGDFGSGKSFMLHLLNTVAMKQKFVVANADFTPDNRLYANDGKSVILYSAIMDNIAIQTKPEGGALPVLLEKWIEQVIGKTADENHISLIDIRKEQYRDLIRNSIMKTVNEITETGGFDFGFVIVKYYEGYINNDELLRRNALKWLKGEYTTKTEARQDLGIREIINDGNYYDMLKNFCKLFVNMGYSGFMINLDEAINLYKISTSAAREKNYEKILSIYNDCFQGKVSNLFINFAGTREFLENERRGLFSYQALKSRLESNKFESQGIRDYAQPVIKLHPLDHNEIFVLLKKLKLIFDFNYKTELSITDDEISAFMEEMFNKPGAAEFLTPREVIRDFLNILNIIRQNPEVDKARLFGEIEISDERPNDLAILDSIEEL